The segment ttatatttattgatcacTTATTAAGAAATCACTTATTTATAAGTACAAATAATACGACATACGACAATGATGAGACTGACACGCGTATACTTACAATGCCGTATACACAGAAGATGCGCAAAGCCCCACAAACGCGATTCTTGATTGATTGTGTATGGGTCCTGTCAGCTAAGATCGGATCTACAATAGGTGTAGCTTTAAGCCGCAAGAAATTAATCacttaggccggtattcatagttgattcttatatttaagaccATCTCTACAGTCTTAAAATAAGCCAATCACAGAGCCATATCAGACATTATAGAAGAATAATTACTGTCAATCTActgattggtcaatttcttgCGACTTAAAATTTACTACACCTATTATAGATCTAAAGACCAATGTCCACGATACTAGAAATCGGTGCGAGAAATGCGTAGCcaataaaattgcatcttTTATGTATGGAAAAGACAGGACCCACGCAGCCAATCAAGAATCGCGTTTGTGGCGCTTTCCGCATCTATGTATACTGTAGGTATACGCGTGTGAGTCTCATCATTGTCCTATCCTTTCGATGATTTATGGCGCTACCGTTAATAACGTTGTTTCCGCCTCGCGCTCGCAAGTTTGTGTATTTCATCACATCACGTATTCAAAGATTTTCACGTATTCAAGGATTTGTGTTTCATCATCAagaatcaatgaaaataatcaaggatattaaaagtaagtagcaaatttcttataatattatataaaataatggcTGCGTTTGTCTTGCTCGCTTTTGTACTGAAAGCGTTATTCTATCTTCGACATATGAGCAAGAAAGGTAAACTGATGCTTTCAGCATGAAAGCGAGCAAGACGAATCCAGCCATTatgatatttcatataattcagATCCTAAATGTAATAGAATGTGAATAATACCTCAAGCGTTGTTAACTTTgtgattatttacattattttgcattattagcAGACTTatcttaatcaatttaataaaatgactaactactattaatttaatgaaattaattaaatattctgcatctttattaatatttctaatcatTTTATGAGTTAAGACATTGAGCTTGCTAACAATCATGAAATTAACAATGATTGAAGTATCATTCATCGCtcattctattatatttaagaatataaaatctgAATTAGATGGaattcattatttctattgTATCAAAATCAgaagtaaaaatttgtttcttataaTATCACATAATGGCTGCATTCGTCTTGTTCGCTTTTGTATTGAAAGCATCAATTTAGAATAACGCTTTCAGTACAAAAGCGAGCAAGACGAACGCAGCCATTATGATATTATAAGAAACgaatttttacttttgattacaatgaaattttaatacaatataaacaatGAATTCCATCTAATTCAGATTTTATATTCCTAAATGTAATAGAATGAGCGATGAATGATACTTCAATCATTGTTAATTTCATGATTGTTAGCAAGCTTAATGTCTTaactcataaaataaatagaaatattaataaaaatgcaggatattaaattaatttaattaattaaattagtagTAGTtagtcattttattaaattattaagatataaGTCTactaataatgcaaaataatgcaattattaaattgattaagatATAAGTCTGCTAATAATGcacaataatgcaaaataatgcaattaatcaTGAAGTTAACAACGCTTGAGGTATTATTCATCACATTCTATTACAAATGATCATTCAAGAACGTAAAGAAGTATGTCTGATTtctagtttattttaaaataaaaatatttaactatatATGTTCTCTTTTAGTGTCACAAGCCGATCAAATGCCGGAAACTGATAATACAACACTTATAAATGCAGCTGTGCTGCAAGAAGAACAGCAGCGACAATTGGCATCATTACCACCACCGCCACCCCCGTTACagccaccaccaccatcaTCACAACAGCCACTGCCATCGCAGCCTCCACTGCAATTGCAGCCGCCATTGCCATCGCAGCCGCCACTGCCATCGCAGCCGCCACTGCCATCGCAGTCATCACTGCCATCGCAACCGCCACTGCCATCGCAGCCGTCACAGAAAGAGCAGGAACAGCAGAAACGTAAGTATAGcaactatataataaaatatttatttttttagaaatagcaatttatataaacaattttttattttagccaAAAGATGGAATAGAGCAGGCCGCCAAAGGAATGTTTGGAGCAGTCGAGGCTATCGAGGCTATCGAGACAGTCGAGGCTATCGAGGCGGTCGAGGCGGTCGAGGCGGTCGAGGCGCTAAAAGTGGTATAACAATAACTAACAactactataattaattatagtagtTGTTAGTTATTactactataattaattatagtaacaATAACTAACAactactataattaattatagtagtTGTTAGTTATTactactataattaattatagtagttgtataataaaaagaacttAAGAACtactatacttaataatattgtgcaaaacgatataaaaagaaCTGAAGAACTACtatactaaataatattatgcaaaacgatataaaaagaaCTTAAGAACtactatacttaataatattaattatatcgataACGAACAActactataataaattaattattactataattaattatagtagtTGTTCGTtatcgatataattaatattattaagtatagtaGTTCTTAAGttctttttatatcgttttgcataatattattaagtataatagTTCTTAAGTTCTTTTTATGTCGTTttgcacaatattattaagtatagtagttaagttttttttatttttatatatatcgtttttaatacTTTACTGGTACTACTTgcatcgtataaaaaatatagttttgttactttttgttACTCATTAAAGTAagcgtacaatttttatttttagattacataaatataaaatatatatataagcattaGAATACTACAACAGAATATTAAGTATTACTGGTACTACTTGCATCgtataaaaaagagctataaaaataaaaacttttacttattaaagtgagcgtacaatttttagattacataaatgtaattaagtattaCTGGTATTACTTGCATcgtataattacttattaaagcgtacaatttttagattacataaatctaaaatatatatgtaagcaTTAGTTAAGTATTACTGGTACTACTTGCATCGTATAAAAAAGagccataaataaaaattattattctatagtcttcttgttacttattatttctaGTTCAATAATTACCCCCGGATTGACATGCTTCCTCTAATCACAAGAAATCACGTTCAGATCAAGTTTTAAGTATTACTGGTACTACTTgcatcgtataaaaaatagctataaaaattattctatagttttgttactttttgttACTTATTAAAGTGAGcgtacaatttttagattacataaatctaaaatatatatgtaagcaTTAGAATACTACAACAGAATATTAAGTATagtatataagtattttttatatcattttattataataatactttgctGGTACTACTTGCATCGTATAAAAAagccataaataaaaattattattctatagtcttcttgttacttattattacttattatacttattatttctaGTTCAATAATTACCCCCGGATTGACATGCTTCCTCTAATCACAAGAAATCACGTTCAGATCAAGTTCATCAATTGCACTTGATCTGAACGTGATTTCTTGTGATTAGAGGAAGCATGTCAATTCGGGGGTAATTATTGAATGAACtagaaataataagtaacaagaagactatagaataataattacttattaaagcgtacaatttttagattacataaatctaaaatatatatgtaagcaTTAGAATACTACAACAGAATATTAAGTatagtatataagtatatactagtttttttatatcattttataataatactttgctGGTACTACTTGCATCGTATAAAAAAGagccataaataaaaattattattctatagtCTTCTTGTTACTTATTATTCTAGTTCAATAATTACCCCCGGATTGACATGCTTCCTCTAATCACAAGAAATCACGTTCAGATCAAGTTCATCAATTGCACTTGACATTACAtagtcatttaaaaaaatgttatatatttaactgaCTAGTCATTGCTTATAATTATGATACCATCCTTTGAAATGAGATTTCTACTTTAGGTGTAGATGACTCTTCTTCCTTTGATTCCAAAGAAAAAGGTGGTATTctacaaaatcaaataaatataattttctctttccaTCCTAAATGTTTCcctagaattaaaaaataaaattaaaaaaacaacgcttatatattgataagaaTTAGATAATCATACCACATATAACCACTAGGAGCTTGCAAACTCACATGACTACTATATTGAAAACCCATATaaatggtatatatatatattatatataacagtaACGCGAACATTCTCTGTTGTTTCTTTATGTACTTCCGACATTTGCAGTCAATCATCAATAATTACCCCAGGATTGACGTGCTTCCTCtaaattgataaatgaaacagtaaaattacataataaaataatatataacgttgttttgttattcttattaacatcttaaaattaataatttttttactttttttgtttaattagttATCTAATcctctaaattaataaatttcaaattcttttgaaacagtaaaattacataataaaaaaatatattactctTATTaacatcttaaaattaataattttctaactttttttgtttaattagttATCTAATTTgcttttagaataaaatcacAAGAAATTACGTTCAGGTCAAGTTCATCAATCGCACTTGACATTATCCTTTGAAATCAGATTTCTACTTTAGGTGTAGATAACTCTTCTTCCTTCGATTCCAAAGAAAAAGGTGGTATTGtaatcaaaatcaaatgaATATCCGTCTTCTCTTTCCATCCTAAATGTTTCCCtagagttaaaaaataaaaattaaaaaaacaacgcttatatattgataaaaattagataatcaTATCATACCATATATAACCACTAGGAGCTTGCAAACTCATATGACTACTATATTGAAAACTCATGTAAatggtaaaaattatatatatatataacagtaaTATAACGCAGACATTCTCTGTTTCTTTATGTACTTCCGATAATTCAAGCCatgaatgatttttttttctgccatGCTCGGAAGATCTTTTGTGCTACAAAACATGGTTCCTTGTCTGGATGATAGgtcaaaaatttatcgaacaaTTCGTGTTGCAATGCTGCTTTCTTATTTGTAGTATATGGCAACAACACATCTTTATGAGCAACATAATCTAATCCTGGAATAGCGTACAAACTGCGACTGCTCTCATGATTGCCCAATTGCCCAAGAAAGTTACCGCTTCTGTTTGAGCGCCGCTAAACAGTATATGAAAGTATTattaaggcactagatatgtaggtattctcatccgccattttggttcctactagatggagaattatagcgtatatagtatagtatagcgtacatgtgtaacacgtcaattattaaaaatgattcaggacttttttcgactcattttttggcaaggaataacgctatgtacttagtgggcagtctttaagtgtcaccctgtatacgctataattctccatctaataggaaccaaaatggcggatgagaatacctacatatctagtgccttagtattatataacatataaagcaaaataaaaattataat is part of the Linepithema humile isolate Giens D197 chromosome 3, Lhum_UNIL_v1.0, whole genome shotgun sequence genome and harbors:
- the LOC136998494 gene encoding putative uncharacterized protein DDB_G0294196, which produces MALPLITLFPPRARKFVYFITSRIQRFSRIQGFVFHHQESMKIIKDIKMSQADQMPETDNTTLINAAVLQEEQQRQLASLPPPPPPLQPPPPSSQQPLPSQPPLQLQPPLPSQPPLPSQPPLPSQSSLPSQPPLPSQPSQKEQEQQKPKRWNRAGRQRNVWSSRGYRGYRDSRGYRGGRGGRGGRGAKSGITITNNYYN